The following are from one region of the Littorina saxatilis isolate snail1 linkage group LG4, US_GU_Lsax_2.0, whole genome shotgun sequence genome:
- the LOC138964716 gene encoding uncharacterized protein: protein MVRIRKLSGPRKLLVLAVLSFSTTIVLLRISRMHASRDRCAETLTLTSAHTLRSAIINKCALPLLTLFSTWSDKGDTELTRKLTLRNWQQLKPYVVPVLFSNSVTLRAQAEQWGWFSMPVSNSPIGVPVLKHMYRDAMERFNTTLYAYANGDILFTDSLVDTLLAVLTSPALPSDSQALPSDSQALLVIGRRTNVNFVTDEESATLQNVSRVGRRGKLFIPDSQDYFITNRRFPWQSIPEFVVGRIAYDSWLTATSVTSNDITVVDATKTLLAVHQTVKAGNWAGFSHSNKHYNWRKVEKKKFQRLIRKHLHQTTCASWKTVKATRQGNITVTKRSHHEIKKANCLF, encoded by the exons ATGGTGAGAATACGAAAACTCTCTGGCCCGAGAAAACTGTTGGTGTTAGCAGTCCTTAGTTTTTCTACCACCATCGTTCTTTTGAGGATTTCTCGGATGCACGCTTCACGGGACAGATGTGCTGAAACATTGACGTTAACGTCTGCGCACACACTACGAAGTGCCATTATCAACAAGTGTGCTCTCCCTCTTCTGACACTCTTCAGCACCTGGTCTGACAAGGGGGATACTGAATTG ACTCGCAAGCTGACCCTGAGGAACTGGCAGCAGCTGAAGCCCTACGTGGTGCCCGTGCTGTTCAGCAACTCTGTCACACTGCGGGCACAGGCCGAGCAGTGGGGCTGGTTCTCCATGCCCGTCTCCAACTCTCCCATCGGCGTGCCCGTGCTTAAACACATGTACAGGGACGCAATGGAACG TTTCAACACTACGCTGTACGCCTACGCCAACGGGGACATCCTGTTCACAGACTCCCTGGTCGACACGCTGCTGGCTGTGCTCACTTCTCCCGCACTCCCCTCTGACTCCCAGGCACTCCCCTCTGACTCCCAGGCACTCCTGGTGATTGGTCGGCGGACCAACGTGAACTTTGTCACCGACGAGGAGTCGGCCACCCTGCAGAATGTGTCGAGAGTCGGCAGAAGGGGCAAGCTGTTCATTCCCGACTCCCAAGACTACTTCATCACCAACAG GAGATTCCCATGGCAAAGCATTCCAGAGTTTGTGGTGGGCCGCATTGCTTACGACAGCTGGCTGACAGCGACGTCTGTTACCAGCAATGACATCACTGTGGTTGACGCTACCAAAACCTTGCTTGCTGTTCACCAAACTGTCAA GGCTGGCAACTGGGCAGGATTCTCCCACTCCAACAAGCACTACAACTGGCGGAAAGTTGAGAAGAAGAAGTTTCAACGTCTTATCCGCAAACATTTGCATCAGACTACTTGTGCTTCGTGGAAAACAGTAAAGGCTACACGCCAAGGGAACATTACTGTCACCAAACGAAGTCATCATGAAATTAAAAAAGCTAACTGCCTTTTCTAA
- the LOC138964709 gene encoding uncharacterized protein: MVRTKPSTTRGAPKSTKKRTDQVKSQWKAKKSAQSASVLTDVTECVPVLGSSASATFSASIPSTENILGTKTRSEFKKESYERFVSGGVDTKSSAATETLVKTQRGVVDFAEVDSMVASLCCPQCKNKCLSLCTDSRPTSGLAVFAQVNCSSCEEPVYEQYLATKFKSKTKVFDMNRQAVYSSLACGLGATTFRNFCENMDLAGLHHKTFHTHASQLFTQLEGFRKHVFSETVAYVREVHARYCGTTLGVDDTLNIIVSYDGTWLTRGHSSHIGVGCAVDLLTGLCVDAHVMCTYCQVCESTGQKLFQEKPEEYAAWLVDHLDKCEVNYKGSSGMMEVEAARVIWRRSVNTNKLRYTTLLSDGDSKTFTELNDIKPYGEDIHIDKEECVNHVSKRLGTALRNMVTDCRKRGVTLGGRGRGQLTGNAIRKLQIYYNRAIRSNKDVCSMKKAIMASLYHCFSTDENPQHELCPAGESSWCFFQEALAKHQVPGPHKHLIHTPLNEEKLAAHLLPIYERLSEEHLLSRCVSGKTQNANECLHSLIWSRCAKDHFASRSRVEFAVLTAIREFNFGPAAAADSAQFFGFQTGHHMKRLGAARMHKRVRNSLKAVRDKQSKRRDKVRAAKSKRLEELVQLEGGPAYAAGMF; the protein is encoded by the exons atggttcgcaccaagccatcaacaaccagAGGAGCCCCAAAATCTACGAAAAAGAGGACAGATCAAGTGAAGAGTCAATGGAAGGCGAAGAAATCAGCGCAATCAGCTTCTGTGCTGACTGACGTGACAGAATGTGTGCCGGTTTTGGggtcgtctgctagtgctacaTTTTCCGCGTCGATTCCTTCCACTGAAAACATTCTCGGCACGAAGACAAGAAGTGAGTTCAAAAAAGAATCGTATGAGAGGTTTGTTTCCGGTGGAGTTGACACTAAGTCATCTGCTGCTACTGAAACCCTGGTAAAAACCCAGAGGGGTGTTGTAGACTTTGCCGAAGTAGACAGTATGGTTGCAAGTTTGTGCTGTCCACAGTGCAAAAACAAGTGCTTGTCTCTTTGCACAGACTCCAGACCAACAAGTGGCTTGGCAGTATTTGCCCAGGTGAACTGTTCTTCGTGCGAAGAGCCTGTGTATGAACAGTATCTGGCGACAAAATTTAAATCCAAGACAAAAGTGTTCGACATGAACAGACAGGCAGTGTATTCCTCGCTTGCTTGTGGACTGGGAGCCACCACATTCAgaaatttctgtgaaaacatggATTTAGCTGGACTTCACCACAAGACCTTTCATACTCATGCCAGCCAACTATTCACACAACTAGAGGGATTCCGGAAGCATGTGTTCAGTGAGACTGTTGCATATGTTCGAGAAGTTCATGCAAGATACTGTGGCACTACTCTTGGTGTCGATGACACCCTGAACATTATTGTGAGCTATGATGGCACCTGGCTTACTCGTGGACACTCTTCGCACATTGGAGTTGGGTGTGCTGTGGACTTACTTACTGGACTCTGTGTTGATGCCCATGTCATGTGTACCTACTGCCAGGTGTGCGAGTCTACGGGGCAGAAGCTGTTTCAGGAAAAACCAGAGGAGTATGCGGCCTGGCTCGTGGACCACTTGGACAAGTGTGAGGTGAACTATAAAG gCTCATCAGGGATGATGGAGGTGGAAGCAGCCCGTGTCATATGGCGTCGATCGGTGAACACCAACAAGCTTCGCTACACAACACTTCTGTCGGATGGTGACTCCAAGACTTTTACAGAGCTCAACGACATCAAGCCCTATGGTGAGGATATTCACATTGACAAGGAAGAGTGTGTGAACCATGTGAGTAAACGACTTGGTACAGCTCTTCGCAACATGGTGACAGACTGCCGAAAGCGAGGGGTGACTCTTGGTGGACGTGGAAGGGGTCAGCTGACAGGCAATGCCATACGCAAGCTACAGATTTACTACAACCGGGCAATTCGTAGCAACAAGGATGTGTGTAGCATGAAAAAAGCAATCATGGCATCACTGTACCATTGTTTTTCCACTGACGAAAATCCACAACATGAACTTTGTCCTGCTGGAGAGAGCTCGTGGTGTTTCTTTCAGGAAGCGCTGGCGAAGCACCAAGTTCCAGGTCCACACAAACACCTCATCCACACACCCCTCAATGAGGAGAAGTTAGCTGCACACCTGTTGCCCATTTATGAGAGACTTTCTGAAGAACACCTACTCAGCAGATGTGTTTCTGgcaagacacaaaatgccaatGAGTGTCTCCACAGCCTCATTTGGTCAAGATGTGCTAAGGACCACTTTGCTTCCCGCAGTCGTGTTGAGTTTGCAGTCTTGACTGCTATTAGAGAGTTCAACTTTggacctgctgctgctgccgactCTGCCCAGTTCTTCGGATTCCAGACTGGACATCACATGAAGAGGCTTGGAGCAGCCAGGATGCACAAGAGGGTGCGGAACAGTCTGAAGGCTGTGAGAGACAAGCAAAGTAAAAGGAGAGACAAAGTGCGGGCAGCCAAGTCAAAGAGACTGGAAGAACTTGTTCAGCTGGAAGGTGGCCCTGCATATGCTGCAGGCATGTTCTAA